In a genomic window of Candidatus Binatia bacterium:
- a CDS encoding VWA domain-containing protein, producing the protein MTLASPLWLLAALAVAALTILFWRRADRRRRADLERFASAHLLPDLTAEVSPRRRRVKRALLLAAVVLLGLAFAGPQYGFTWQETQRRGIDVLIALDVSRSMLAQDVVPNRLERAKLAIIDLVEKLGGDRVGLIAFAGTAFLQCPMTLDHGAFLEALAALQPGIIPAPGSNLASAIQVAQDALRTQARNVKLLVLFSDGEDLAGDAIDAARAAAADGIKIYTVGVGSPAGELIPVTSKDGRTEFLKDPDGQYVKSRLDEETLRKVAEATGAFYEPLGQRGEGVEAVYERALAPLPKEELASRMRRVPLDRFQWPLALALLCLAIEPLIGERRGRLVRSSAAVLLVLGASTAQAASPREAEQYYAAGEYEKALAAYREAAKDGDPKLTFNLGAAAYKAGAYGDAAAAFADALRSEDPALQERSFYNLGNAQFRIGQKVLEQDPQATMQAWQQAIDAYDQALRLDPNDEDARFNREFVQRELEKLQQQQQQQQGQQQEQRKQDQNQDEQPSQDQQQAQQDEERDQQDAQQQAGGAPQEDEQQRDQQQTAQQNPEDGEQEQQPERKEQEGRDEQRQADAKPAGGSPDEQPPQESQQRADAQTPPGRMSPKEARDLLDSLQDDATSLPALQAAQQPRRPRSDEEVRDW; encoded by the coding sequence GTGACGCTCGCGAGCCCGCTCTGGCTGCTCGCCGCGCTCGCCGTCGCGGCGCTGACGATTCTGTTCTGGCGCCGCGCCGACCGCCGCCGACGCGCCGACCTCGAGCGCTTCGCGTCGGCCCACCTGCTGCCGGACCTCACGGCCGAGGTGTCGCCGCGCCGCCGCCGCGTCAAGCGCGCGCTGCTGCTCGCGGCGGTCGTGCTGCTCGGCCTCGCCTTCGCGGGCCCGCAGTACGGCTTCACCTGGCAGGAGACGCAGCGCCGCGGCATCGACGTGCTGATCGCGCTCGACGTCTCGCGCAGCATGCTCGCGCAGGACGTCGTGCCGAACCGGCTCGAGCGCGCGAAGCTCGCGATCATCGACCTCGTCGAGAAGCTCGGCGGCGACCGCGTCGGGCTGATCGCGTTCGCGGGCACGGCGTTCCTGCAGTGCCCGATGACGCTCGACCACGGCGCCTTCCTGGAAGCGCTCGCCGCGCTGCAGCCGGGCATCATCCCGGCGCCCGGCAGCAACCTCGCGAGCGCGATCCAGGTCGCGCAAGACGCGCTGCGCACGCAGGCGCGCAACGTCAAGCTGCTGGTCCTGTTCAGCGACGGCGAGGACCTCGCGGGCGACGCCATCGACGCCGCGCGCGCCGCCGCCGCGGACGGCATCAAGATCTACACCGTCGGCGTCGGCAGCCCGGCGGGCGAGCTCATCCCGGTCACCAGCAAGGACGGCCGCACCGAGTTCCTCAAGGACCCGGACGGACAGTACGTCAAGTCGCGCCTCGACGAGGAGACGCTGCGCAAGGTCGCGGAGGCGACGGGCGCGTTCTACGAGCCGCTCGGGCAGCGCGGCGAGGGCGTCGAGGCGGTGTACGAGCGCGCGCTCGCGCCGCTGCCGAAGGAGGAGCTCGCCTCGCGCATGCGCCGCGTGCCGCTCGACCGCTTCCAGTGGCCGCTCGCGCTGGCCCTCCTCTGCCTCGCGATCGAGCCGCTGATCGGCGAGCGCCGCGGACGTCTCGTGCGCTCGTCGGCTGCGGTGCTGCTGGTGCTCGGCGCCAGCACCGCGCAGGCCGCGTCGCCGCGCGAGGCCGAGCAGTACTACGCCGCCGGCGAGTACGAGAAGGCGCTCGCCGCCTACCGCGAGGCCGCGAAGGACGGCGATCCGAAGCTCACCTTCAACCTCGGCGCCGCGGCGTACAAGGCCGGCGCGTACGGCGACGCCGCGGCTGCGTTCGCCGACGCGCTGCGCAGCGAGGATCCCGCGCTGCAGGAGCGCAGCTTCTACAACCTCGGCAACGCCCAGTTCCGCATCGGCCAGAAGGTGCTCGAGCAGGATCCCCAGGCGACCATGCAAGCGTGGCAGCAAGCGATCGACGCCTACGACCAGGCGCTGCGGCTCGACCCGAACGACGAGGACGCGCGCTTCAACCGCGAGTTCGTGCAGCGCGAGCTCGAGAAGCTGCAGCAGCAGCAACAGCAGCAGCAGGGCCAGCAGCAAGAGCAACGGAAGCAAGACCAAAATCAGGACGAGCAGCCGAGCCAGGACCAGCAGCAAGCGCAGCAGGACGAGGAGCGCGACCAGCAGGACGCGCAGCAGCAGGCCGGCGGCGCGCCGCAGGAGGACGAGCAGCAACGGGACCAGCAGCAGACCGCGCAGCAGAATCCGGAGGACGGCGAGCAGGAGCAGCAGCCCGAGCGCAAGGAGCAAGAGGGGCGCGACGAGCAGCGTCAGGCGGACGCGAAGCCCGCGGGCGGCAGCCCCGACGAGCAGCCGCCGCAGGAGTCGCAGCAGCGCGCCGACGCGCAGACGCCCCCGGGCCGGATGAGCCCCAAGGAGGCGCGCGATCTGCTCGACTCGCTGCAGGACGACGCGACGTCCCTGCCGGCGCTGCAGGCCGCGCAGCAGCCCCGGCGCCCGCGGAGCGACGAGGAGGTGCGCGACTGGTGA
- a CDS encoding BatD family protein yields MSLRQRPRVVARVWSRALLFLFAALALGAACAQTAHARAAMTARLQPRQIELGQSARLLITVSGVQSAPAPRLPQIDGLRLQSLGQTTSVQIVNGEVSAEVTHNVLIEPLRTGRFTIPSLSLTIDGERLSTTPLVLEVVASGSGSAQLSRPDEDGQGRAKPVSLHLDVPRRDLYVGELVPVELRLYVREDVRVTEVTAPMLSSNAFTISRPRDGQPAQNTEIIDGARYIVATFPLAISPVTTGEHVLEAKLELSAYLPAARRRFGGVMDDPFFDAFFGGRGPKKIPLSSPARNVRVLPLPEEARPADFSGAIGRFSVAASASPKQVTAGDPVTLTVTVSGQGNFDRVEVPPMTTDAEWKTYAATTKFEPTDELGFAGRKIFEQAIVPQSDALTAVPSRSFSYFDPEKRRYVELATEPIALAVIASPRTVARGVAGAAKGGATIATPEWELAPNHIAPGALTRDARPVTSQTWFLALQAVPLLALAAATLWARRRDRLWADPTYHRRLAARRRVDEEVEAMQRAASAGDTQAFFAAARRAVQARLSASPERAAESLTLAEMEALVEPGSEQLAELRALVGQADAVAYSGEHLPPEKLAAWRERTVALLRALDRAKGRKR; encoded by the coding sequence GTGAGCTTGCGTCAACGCCCGCGCGTCGTCGCGCGCGTCTGGTCGCGCGCGCTGCTCTTCCTCTTCGCCGCGCTCGCGCTCGGCGCCGCGTGCGCGCAGACGGCGCACGCGCGCGCCGCGATGACGGCGCGGCTCCAGCCCCGCCAGATCGAGCTCGGTCAGAGCGCGCGGCTCCTCATCACGGTGAGCGGCGTGCAGAGCGCGCCCGCGCCGCGCCTGCCGCAGATCGACGGCCTGCGGCTGCAGAGCCTGGGACAGACGACCAGCGTGCAGATCGTCAACGGCGAGGTCAGCGCCGAGGTGACGCACAACGTGCTCATCGAGCCGTTGCGCACCGGACGCTTCACCATCCCGTCGCTGTCGCTGACGATCGACGGCGAGCGTCTCTCGACGACGCCGCTCGTCCTCGAGGTGGTCGCGTCCGGCAGCGGCTCGGCGCAGCTCTCGCGCCCGGACGAGGACGGCCAGGGACGCGCGAAGCCCGTGTCGCTCCACCTCGACGTGCCGCGGCGCGATCTCTACGTCGGCGAGCTCGTGCCCGTCGAGCTGCGGCTCTACGTCCGCGAGGACGTGCGCGTCACCGAGGTCACGGCGCCGATGCTGAGCAGCAACGCCTTCACCATCAGCCGGCCGCGCGACGGGCAACCGGCGCAGAACACGGAGATCATCGACGGCGCGCGCTACATCGTCGCGACCTTCCCGCTCGCGATCTCGCCCGTGACCACCGGCGAGCACGTCCTCGAGGCGAAGCTCGAGCTGTCGGCGTACCTGCCCGCCGCGCGCCGCCGCTTCGGCGGGGTGATGGACGATCCGTTCTTCGACGCCTTCTTCGGCGGCCGCGGGCCGAAGAAGATCCCGCTCTCGAGCCCGGCACGCAACGTCCGCGTGCTGCCGCTGCCCGAGGAAGCGCGTCCCGCGGACTTCTCGGGCGCGATCGGACGCTTCTCGGTGGCGGCGAGCGCTTCGCCGAAGCAGGTCACGGCCGGCGATCCGGTGACGCTCACCGTGACCGTCTCCGGCCAGGGCAACTTCGACCGCGTCGAGGTCCCGCCCATGACGACGGACGCGGAGTGGAAGACCTACGCGGCGACGACCAAGTTCGAGCCCACGGACGAGCTCGGCTTCGCCGGACGCAAGATCTTCGAGCAGGCGATCGTCCCGCAGAGCGACGCGCTCACCGCGGTGCCGTCGCGCTCGTTCAGCTACTTCGACCCCGAGAAGCGGCGCTACGTCGAGCTCGCGACCGAGCCGATCGCGCTCGCGGTGATCGCGTCGCCACGCACCGTCGCGCGCGGCGTGGCCGGCGCAGCGAAGGGCGGCGCGACGATCGCGACGCCCGAGTGGGAGCTCGCGCCGAACCACATCGCGCCCGGGGCGCTGACGCGCGATGCGCGGCCCGTCACCTCGCAGACGTGGTTCCTCGCGCTGCAGGCCGTGCCGCTTCTCGCGCTCGCTGCAGCGACGCTGTGGGCGCGGCGCCGCGACCGGCTGTGGGCCGACCCGACCTACCACCGACGCCTCGCCGCGCGCCGGCGCGTCGACGAGGAGGTCGAGGCGATGCAGCGCGCCGCGAGCGCGGGCGACACGCAGGCGTTCTTCGCCGCCGCCCGGCGCGCGGTGCAGGCGCGGCTCAGCGCCTCGCCCGAGCGCGCCGCGGAGAGCCTGACGCTCGCCGAGATGGAGGCGCTCGTCGAGCCGGGCTCAGAGCAGCTCGCCGAGCTGCGCGCGCTGGTCGGCCAGGCCGACGCCGTCGCCTACTCCGGCGAGCACCTGCCGCCCGAGAAGCTCGCCGCGTGGCGCGAGCGCACCGTCGCGCTGCTGCGCGCGCTCGACCGCGCCAAGGGGCGCAAGCGATGA
- a CDS encoding tetratricopeptide repeat protein, with protein MRVVQVVQLCLTATVALALAEAPRLAFARADAPRPAVADASQPTLALADASQPAAALSDASPTAGSPAEEPSALPPTTTAAQRFEAANAAFAAGRYAEAREGFEQVLREDGASPSVLFNLGNASFRAGRIADAILAYERALLLAPRDQDVRANLRQARNAAELPNDDGGAWGRLVGLATIDGWAWLASGGLWLLCGALIALRLLRGTTGVAARRALRGIVACAAALVVVASAACATRLRDRDRAVVLATDPVLRVAPYESATAAAELVPGDVVRIERMHDGFALVRTRDGKTGWMADGAVARIASIVGL; from the coding sequence ATGAGAGTCGTCCAGGTCGTCCAGCTGTGCTTGACGGCGACGGTCGCGCTGGCGCTCGCCGAGGCCCCGCGTCTCGCGTTCGCTCGGGCCGACGCGCCGCGCCCCGCCGTCGCGGACGCTTCGCAGCCGACGCTCGCCCTCGCCGACGCGTCGCAGCCCGCGGCCGCGCTTTCCGATGCATCGCCGACCGCGGGCTCGCCCGCCGAGGAGCCGTCGGCGCTGCCTCCAACGACCACCGCCGCGCAGCGCTTCGAGGCAGCGAACGCGGCGTTCGCGGCCGGCCGCTACGCCGAGGCGCGCGAGGGCTTCGAGCAGGTGCTGCGCGAGGACGGCGCGTCGCCGTCGGTGCTGTTCAACCTCGGCAACGCGAGCTTCCGCGCCGGCCGCATCGCGGACGCGATCCTCGCCTACGAGCGCGCGCTGCTGCTCGCGCCGCGCGATCAGGACGTGCGCGCCAACCTGCGCCAGGCGCGCAACGCGGCCGAGCTGCCGAACGACGACGGCGGCGCGTGGGGCCGGCTCGTCGGTCTCGCGACGATCGACGGCTGGGCCTGGCTCGCGAGCGGTGGGCTGTGGCTGCTCTGCGGCGCGCTGATCGCGCTGCGCCTGCTGCGCGGCACGACGGGTGTCGCCGCGCGGCGCGCGCTGCGGGGGATCGTTGCGTGCGCCGCGGCGCTGGTCGTCGTCGCCAGCGCGGCGTGCGCGACGCGGCTCCGCGACCGCGACCGCGCGGTCGTGCTCGCGACCGATCCGGTGCTGCGCGTCGCACCGTACGAGTCCGCGACCGCCGCCGCGGAGCTCGTCCCGGGCGACGTCGTGCGCATCGAGCGCATGCACGACGGCTTCGCCCTGGTCCGCACGCGCGACGGCAAGACCGGCTGGATGGCGGACGGCGCGGTCGCGCGCATCGCGTCGATCGTCGGGCTCTGA
- a CDS encoding LysR family transcriptional regulator, which translates to METKHLRTLVTIVELSSFTRAGLKLGLSQSAISQQIGALERKLGVKLLRRSGTGAKPTPAGELLVEHARQILARIDNARRLLSELDASPGGLLRIGAGASACELLLPDVLRALRASFPRLELHVRSSHGDLTLERLVDGEIDVGLLPMPVAHPKLRLTELGRDELVLITPPSHALANRTRIEPADLTSEPLVICGRRSSTFQLVERVLLEAGVFPRIAIEVDQLGALCALVARGMGVSVVPRWAVATQIAAGEVVAVPIGPRGLSRAWAVGFLEESSPRQALRAFVRLCAEVLPTRLEASSELPRDDRRSAPM; encoded by the coding sequence ATGGAGACCAAGCACCTTCGCACGCTGGTGACGATCGTCGAGCTGTCGAGCTTCACCCGCGCCGGGCTGAAGCTGGGCTTGAGCCAGTCGGCGATCAGCCAGCAGATCGGCGCGCTCGAGCGCAAGCTCGGCGTGAAGCTGCTGCGCCGCTCGGGGACGGGCGCGAAGCCGACTCCGGCGGGCGAGCTGCTCGTCGAGCACGCGCGGCAGATCCTGGCGCGGATCGACAACGCGCGCCGGCTGCTGTCGGAGCTCGACGCGTCGCCCGGCGGCCTGCTGCGCATCGGCGCAGGTGCGAGCGCCTGCGAGCTGCTGCTCCCCGACGTGCTGCGCGCGCTACGCGCGTCGTTCCCGCGCCTCGAGCTGCACGTCCGCAGCAGCCATGGCGACCTCACCCTCGAGCGCCTGGTCGACGGCGAGATCGACGTCGGCTTGCTGCCGATGCCGGTCGCGCACCCGAAGCTGCGTCTCACGGAGCTCGGACGCGACGAGCTCGTGCTGATCACGCCGCCCTCGCACGCGCTCGCGAACCGCACGCGCATCGAGCCAGCCGACCTCACGAGCGAGCCGCTGGTGATCTGCGGGCGGCGCAGCAGCACGTTCCAGCTCGTCGAGCGCGTGCTGCTCGAGGCCGGCGTGTTCCCGCGCATCGCGATCGAGGTCGATCAGCTGGGCGCGCTGTGCGCGCTGGTCGCGCGCGGGATGGGCGTCTCGGTCGTGCCGCGCTGGGCCGTCGCGACGCAGATCGCCGCCGGCGAGGTCGTGGCCGTGCCGATCGGCCCGCGCGGGCTGTCGCGCGCGTGGGCGGTGGGCTTCCTCGAGGAGTCGAGCCCGCGTCAGGCGCTGCGCGCCTTCGTGCGCCTGTGCGCGGAGGTGCTGCCGACGCGCCTCGAGGCGAGCAGCGAGCTGCCGCGCGACGACCGCAGGTCGGCGCCGATGTGA